ATCCTCGCCTGTCGGGCGAGTGCGGCCGCGCGTCATCATGTACGGCCGAACTAACCAGTCTTCGGTCATTTCGTTGCCTCCGGGAAGCGGTCAAGAGTAGCAACCTCTGGCCCGTCGGTGACAGTATCCGCGGGCACTCCCTCCATTGAGAAGGGAGTGAGGATGCTCATCGGAGAGCTCGCGGAGACACAGGTGTGGCTCGCCGACCAACAGGTGGTCGAGCGAGGTGAGGAGCTCGAGGAATCGGTGCAGGTCGTGCGCTACGCGCCGACGGTCGTGACCGCCGAGGTCGCCGACGGCGCGGCGCACGTGGAGCTCAGCGTGGTGGACGGCACGCTGACGTGGTTCTGCACCTGCAGCGAGGGTCGCAGGGGCGTGTTCTGCGCGCACTGCGTGGCCACCACTCTGGCCAGGCGCAGGCTGCTGGTTCAGTCGGCCTGCAGGAGAACCGACAGGTAAGCGTCGCCGCCAGCGCCGTCGGCGACCGCGTCGGCCAGCACGGCCGCGATCGCGTCGTAGGCCGTGGCATCGGCCGCGCGCAGCGGTGCGGGGTTCGACCAGATCAGCACGTGCTCGCCGGCGGGCAGCCAGGACAGGTCGGTGAGGCAGTCGTAGAGCGCGTCGAGATTGTGCCCGAAGTAGGAGGGGAACTTCAGCGCGGAGGCGATCGCCGCCATCACCGCGTCGGAGGTGTCGAGCCCCTCGCCGCCGATCCGGTGCTCGAACCTCATCGCTTCACGTCCACGGAGACGAAGGAGCGGTAGTGGTCGGCGGTGTAGTAGAGCTCGTTCGTCCTGGCACCGGTCACCAGCCGCCGCGCGCCCCTGTCGCGGGAGCCGGGGGTGGGCACCGTGTACTCGTGGTAGTAACCGCGCTTCTGCTGCGGCAGCAGCCGCTCACGGTTGTGGAACACCACGCCGTCCCTCCGGTAGGGGAAGGGCCCGTCGCTCTGGATGAGCTTCCAGGTCGTGGCCGCTTCGGGCGGGAGCGAGGAGAGTGCCCTGACGGGTAGCCCGGTCGGGGCGACGGCGGCCCCGCAACCCCCGATGAACGTGACGAACGCCAACAGGACCGCTGCGATGCCCCTGTAATTCACCTCACTCGGCTTACCCGGACATTTCACTAGACGAACCTTGTCTAGTTGTCAGACAATCTCTGCATGAAGAACGTCCTCGCCGCCGCCGTCCTCTGGGGGACGGCGGGCACGGCCGGCCTGCTGATCACCGCGGACCCGGTCTCCGTCGCCGCCGCCCGCCTGGTCGTCGGCGGGCTCGTGCTGGCCCTGCTGGCCAGGGGCGCCCGCGTCACGCCCGCCCTGCTGCTCGGCGCCGTCGCGGTCGCCGCCTACCAGCTCTGCTTCTTCGCGGCGGTCAGCCGTACGGGGGTGGCCATCGGCACGGTGGTGGCGATCGGCAGCGGCCCGATCTTCACCGGGCTGCTCTCGCGGCAGTTCTCCGCCAGGTGGGCCGCCGCCACGGCCGCGGCGATCGCCGGGTGCGCGGCGCTCATCGTCGGCGGCGAGGCGCAGGCGGGTGACCAGGTCGTGGAGGGCGTGCTCCTGGCCCTGCTCGGCGGCCTCGTCTACGCCTTCTACGCCGTCACCGCGGCGAAGGCGATCAACGGCGGCGCGCCCTCCGACGCCGTCATGGGCATCATGTTCGGCGGCGCCGCCGTCATCATGCTCCCCATCCTGATCGCGACAGGACCCGGCTGGCTGGCCGAGCCGCGCGGCCTGCTCGCCGCCCTCTACCTGGGCGTCGGCGCCACCGCCCTGGCCTACTTCCTGTACGGCAGGGGCCTGCGCACCACCCCTGTCGCCACCGCCGCCACCCTCGCGCTGGCCGAACCCGCGGTCGCCGCGCTGCTCGGACTCGTCGTCCTGCATGAGACGCTGACCCCTGTGTCATTGGGCGGACTGGTGCTGCTCGGGGTTAGCCTCGTGGCGGTGGCCGTACCGGAGAGGAAGTCGACCATTGTTGAGGCCGGTGTCGACGGTCAGCGCGCTCGCTGACGCGCTGCGGCAGCGGGTGCTGTCGGGTGAGATCGATCCCGGCACCTCCCTGCCCGAGCAGGAGCTCGCCGCGGCCTACGGCGTGGCCAGGCCGACGGTCAGGGAGGCGCTGGCCGTCCTGGTGCACGAGGGGTTGCTCAGGCGCGAGCGCAACCGCAGCGCGTACGTCCCCGAGGTGACGATGGCGGACCTCGACGACCTCATGTTCGTCCGCAGGCCGCTGGAGCAGCTGATGGCCAGGTCGCTGGCCGGGCGGCGGGTGCCGCAGGCCGAGGCCGCGCTGGAGCGGATGGCCGCGCTGCCGGACGACGCGCCCTGGTCCGACGTGGTGGCCGAGCACATGGCGCTGCACCAGGCGCTGGTCGAAGCGGTGGGAAGCCCCAGGCTGCTGCGGCTGTACGGGGCGCTGGCGGCCGAGACGCGGCTCGGCCTGGTACGGCTGCGCAGGGTCTACGAGGATCGCGACCAACTGGTCGCCGAGCACCGCGCGCTGCTGGAGGCGATAGCGGAAGGCGACGCCCAGGCCGCCGTCCAGGAACATCTCGGACATTCTTGGGGCTCCGATCCCTTGCGGTAACCGCCGGTGAGTCGCGAGAATCGCGCCCATGCACGTGCCGGACTCCTACGTGTACGTCACCGAGGAGGGCGTGACCCGTCACTACGCTGACGGCAGCGTCGAGGCTCTCGCGTGGGAGGACGTCGTCGAGGTGCGGGTCGCGGCCGAGACGGAGGCCGAGATCCTGTACATCCTCCTCGATCGTGACGGGGAGGGCTGTGTCGTGCCGCGTTCGGCCACGGACGCCACATTTCTTGCGAGATTGCGCTATCTGCCGGATTTCGACCTCGAAAGGCTGCACGTGGCGGCCGCGACGGCCAGAGACAGCGCGATAGTCGTGTGGCGCAGCCCCGAGCCACCCTCTTCGCTCCCGGACCTCGAGTACGACTGAGCGCTCTGTCACCGTGTGAGCACCCGTGCTTTCTGCACCTTTGGACCGTTCCGTCAAGCGCGTTATGCGTCCGATGTTGGTCATGTGGCGTTATTTCGCAATCCCTTATCGATCTTTAGTCTTTAGTGGGGATTGCCGCTCCTGTTAATTATGCGAAAGGCGACAACGTACGGGGCGGAGCGGGCGTCTTGCGTCTGGTGACAGATTTGCAGGGTGGGGTGCTATGAGCGTGGGAGCGGGGGAGCCCGATGTCGTGCTTCTCAAGACCGTGCCGCGACGGGTGCCGAGCATCTGGACTCGGCCGTACGTACGCTTTCTGAGAACGGGGGATGTCGCGGCGGCTTTTGTCGCCTGCGGCAGCGTCTTGGGGACAAAGCTGCTATTTGGGGCTTTCATTCCCGTAGAAGACATGGTGGTCGGAGTCGCGCTCGTCGCGTTGTGGCCGGTCAGCATGCAGTTGAGCGCCGCCTATCGCGAACGGGGACATGGGGAGGGCGCCGACGAGTTCAGGTCGGTGCTGAACGGCGGGGTCGGCCTGATGGCCACGGTGGCAATCGGTGCATATGCCACACAAACCACCATTGCTCGCAGTCTGGTAATGGCGGTTCTTCCGCTGGCACTTCTTCTGACGCTGGTCTTCAGGTATCGCATGCGCAAACGGCTGCACTTGAGCAGGGCTCGCGGCGAGTACATGCGTCATGTCGTCGCCGTGGGCCATCGGGCCGCCGTCCTCGATCTGGTGGTGCAGTTCAGGCGGGAACCGCACCACGGCATGCGCGTCGTGGGCGTGTGCCTGCCCGCGGGGCACGAGGATCTCGACATGGACGGCCTGCCGGTGCTCGGCGGCTTCGGCGACGTGGCGGAGGCGGTCCGGCGCGTCCAGGCCGACGCGGTGGCCATCCTGGCCTGCCCCGAGCTCGACGGCGACACGCTGCGCAGGCTCGCGTGGAGCCTGGAGGAGCAGCGCACCGACCTGTTCGTGGCTCCCGCGCTCATGGACGTGGCCGGCCCGCGCATCAGCATCAGGCCCGTCGCCGGGATGCCGCTCCTGCACGTGGAGCACCCCGAGTTCGACGGCGCCAAACAGGTCGTCAAGAACGTCTTCGACAGGATGATGGCCGGTGCCGCGCTGGCGATCCTGCTGCCCGCCTTCGTGCTGATCGTGCTGCTGATCAGGCTCACCAGCCCGGGGCCCGCCTTCTTCCGGCAGGTCAGGGTGGGCAGGGGCGGCGAGGAGTTCCGCGTGTGGAAGTTCAGGACCATGGTGGTGGACGCCGAGCGGCTCAAGAGCGCGCTGCTGCCCGCCAACGACTTCGACAACGTGCTCTTCAAGATTAGGAACGATCCAAGAGTGACCAGGATCGGCGCCTTCCTGCGCCGTTACTCCCTCGACGAGCTGCCCCAGCTGCTCAACGTCGTCAGCGGCCAGATGTCGCTGGTCGGGCCGCGGCCCCCGCTGCCCGACGAGGTCGCCAAGTACGGCACGGACGTGCGCCGCAGACTCGTCGTACGGCCCGGCATGACGGGGCTCTGGCAGGTCAGCGGCCGCTCCGACCTCAGCTGGGAGGAGTCGGTCAGGCTCGACCTGCGGTACGTGGAGAGGTGGTCTCTCATCCTCGACCTGCAGATCCTCTGGAAGACCTGGTCGGTCGTGACCCGTGGAGAAGGGGCTTACTAGCGGTGAAAGCGCTCGTTCTGGCGGGAGGGTCGGGCACCAGGCTGCGGCCCATCACCCATACCTCCGCCAAGCAGCTCGTGCCCGTGGCCAACAAGCCCGTGCTCTTCTACGGTCTGGAGTCGATCGCCGCCGCGGGCATCAGGGAGATCGGCATCGTCGTCGGCGATACCCACGCCGAGATCGAGGCGGCCGTCGGCGACGGCGCGGCCTTCGGGCTCGAGGTGACCTACCTGCGCCAGGCGGCGCCGCTCGGCCTGGCGCACGCAGTGCTGATCGCCCGTGACTACCTCGGCGACGACGACTTCGTCATGTATCTCGGCGACAACTTCATCGTCGGTGGCATCAACGCCATCGTGTCGTCGTTCGGCCGTGAGCGGCCCGACGCCCAGATCATGCTGACCAGGGTCGGCGACCCGCGGCAGTTCGGGGTGGCCGAGCTCGACGC
This window of the Nonomuraea africana genome carries:
- a CDS encoding SWIM zinc finger family protein produces the protein MLIGELAETQVWLADQQVVERGEELEESVQVVRYAPTVVTAEVADGAAHVELSVVDGTLTWFCTCSEGRRGVFCAHCVATTLARRRLLVQSACRRTDR
- a CDS encoding barstar family protein, with protein sequence MRFEHRIGGEGLDTSDAVMAAIASALKFPSYFGHNLDALYDCLTDLSWLPAGEHVLIWSNPAPLRAADATAYDAIAAVLADAVADGAGGDAYLSVLLQAD
- a CDS encoding ribonuclease domain-containing protein is translated as MNYRGIAAVLLAFVTFIGGCGAAVAPTGLPVRALSSLPPEAATTWKLIQSDGPFPYRRDGVVFHNRERLLPQQKRGYYHEYTVPTPGSRDRGARRLVTGARTNELYYTADHYRSFVSVDVKR
- a CDS encoding DMT family transporter, whose protein sequence is MKNVLAAAVLWGTAGTAGLLITADPVSVAAARLVVGGLVLALLARGARVTPALLLGAVAVAAYQLCFFAAVSRTGVAIGTVVAIGSGPIFTGLLSRQFSARWAAATAAAIAGCAALIVGGEAQAGDQVVEGVLLALLGGLVYAFYAVTAAKAINGGAPSDAVMGIMFGGAAVIMLPILIATGPGWLAEPRGLLAALYLGVGATALAYFLYGRGLRTTPVATAATLALAEPAVAALLGLVVLHETLTPVSLGGLVLLGVSLVAVAVPERKSTIVEAGVDGQRAR
- a CDS encoding GntR family transcriptional regulator — protein: MSTVSALADALRQRVLSGEIDPGTSLPEQELAAAYGVARPTVREALAVLVHEGLLRRERNRSAYVPEVTMADLDDLMFVRRPLEQLMARSLAGRRVPQAEAALERMAALPDDAPWSDVVAEHMALHQALVEAVGSPRLLRLYGALAAETRLGLVRLRRVYEDRDQLVAEHRALLEAIAEGDAQAAVQEHLGHSWGSDPLR
- a CDS encoding sugar transferase; this translates as MSVGAGEPDVVLLKTVPRRVPSIWTRPYVRFLRTGDVAAAFVACGSVLGTKLLFGAFIPVEDMVVGVALVALWPVSMQLSAAYRERGHGEGADEFRSVLNGGVGLMATVAIGAYATQTTIARSLVMAVLPLALLLTLVFRYRMRKRLHLSRARGEYMRHVVAVGHRAAVLDLVVQFRREPHHGMRVVGVCLPAGHEDLDMDGLPVLGGFGDVAEAVRRVQADAVAILACPELDGDTLRRLAWSLEEQRTDLFVAPALMDVAGPRISIRPVAGMPLLHVEHPEFDGAKQVVKNVFDRMMAGAALAILLPAFVLIVLLIRLTSPGPAFFRQVRVGRGGEEFRVWKFRTMVVDAERLKSALLPANDFDNVLFKIRNDPRVTRIGAFLRRYSLDELPQLLNVVSGQMSLVGPRPPLPDEVAKYGTDVRRRLVVRPGMTGLWQVSGRSDLSWEESVRLDLRYVERWSLILDLQILWKTWSVVTRGEGAY